From the genome of Solanum stenotomum isolate F172 chromosome 5, ASM1918654v1, whole genome shotgun sequence:
CTTTGAAAGAGTAACATAAAGCTTAGAATTGGAGTGTAGTCAATACTTtcctttcaaatttttttcctctttcgATATATCACAAGTGAATTATTTGGTGGATTGAATTTCACttaaatagttttttaaattcataactCTTTCTGGTTATATTAAGGTAAGGCAATAACTTTTTAGTAGAAGTTTAATGTACGTGTTTTGCACATATGTCTAATGTCTCAcatcaatcaataaaattatatttaaaaataataaaaatatttttaaaaaaacaaccaaaaatcatatatgaaaattttaaaagttatttaaaaaatgtgaaactttttttttttttggatattttaaattcttttatttatttagtttgttTACCATAATTTAAGTAAGATTTTTATAAggtaaaattattgattttaaagTCTTAAATGTTACTAGTACTTTTAATATggttcaaaatttaagaaataaaattctattaaattttaaagtaCTAAATATTAGAAGTTCTTACCTattacaaatagataaaaatttaatatatataactttaattaaattcaaaattttaaatattatgataGATTTTAATAGCTAGTAGTTAGTTTATGTGCATTGCACATATATGTAGATTTAGGGTCTACAAAATTCAAACTTCTCGAAATAATCAGgagtatatttaaactattttcaatagtatagggtatatttgacccttttatgtattactccctctgtcccaatttatgtgacttacttttctttttggtccgtcccaaaaagaatgacacatttctatattaagtaacaatttgattataaaatatctattttacctttaatgaaatgatttacagtcacacaaatttctatcattcattttttaccacaagttttaaaagcctttctttctttcttaaattccgtgccgagtcaaactacctcacataaaatgggacagagggagtatttttttttggcaaaacaCACAAGTGTATTCGTTATTTGATTTTAGTTGTCATCTATGTTCTTTAACTTTGGATATTcataaaacacaaataaaacttaaacttgtataaaattaaataaatagatatatgtgtcctacatgacaatttgcaTGAGATATACTTGAACTGATTTATATTATGCCATGTCAAACAGATGTGTATAATTGTTTAACTGTATACATGTTTACGTGTATACAGTTAAAGTTGAGGCATGatcaaattaaatgacatatttatgtacggagtattatatttttttttattttttttaaaatggttgGTGAAAGGACCCCACCCAAATGAAGTGGAACCTACCAATATTGAATTTCGAGATGTGAAAAGCCTAATGTCACGTTGGGTTAggtacttttattttaatttccaaaataaTAGTATTAAAAAAGTACTACATCAATTATCAATTACTTAATAAAATCATGAATTTAAGTTTTCCCGGTTaacaatttttcattattttagtgtAATTTGACCGAActtaatcaaatttattatctttACTTACAATACAATTTGatctaattataaaataatcacttagttatatttttttcaaatgagTAACTTATTCGTAAATAAGTCTAATATTCGCAAATATTAGTGGACAtatcttgtatttttccttttctttttatatgataatatttgactgaatacaaaatttaagaatgacaataaaacttaataaaatgaaacatttaatattaaatataataatatgtatgtttttttttaatttttagaccgaataaaaagaaaagtagtaCGATACTTAAttgaatattattaattataaaaaaagaatattattaattattatttggcAAGTCATTAACCAATTTATTAGCACTAATGTGTGTATTTATttagaattaattaaaatttgacaataaaataaatggtGTCACTATCATTTACCCACTAATTCACCAACACCCGACTCCGCTGCTGTATATAAAGAGTCACATACCTAAAGCCGAATTTGCATCTAATTTGAGATCTGAAACAAACTCCAAAAACGCAGAAATATCATATCAAGAATGGAGTATGAAGGAATTCTCTTGGGTATGGGCAATCCATTGCTCGATATCTCAGCTGTTATCGATCAAGATTTCCTAAACAAGTAACTAATTTTATCACATTTTTTTCGAATTTTTTTCGCATTTTTAGCTAATCTAAACTGTCTAGTTTTGTGCTGTGTAGTTTGATTTCATAGATCTGGTGAATGCTCGATGTTCACTTACATTCTTTACACTTATTGttggattttgaatttgaatcttCAGTATTCGTCGTATTATAcattgtttttagtttttactttttagttttagAGTAAAGTTGCATAATAGCTTTTGAATTTCATTAGTTTTACCTGGATTTGGATGTAAAATCATGTTCTTATTTGaatgatatgttttttttttttgtttttaaatctCAGGTATGACATCAAGATGAACAATGCTATTCTTGCTGAGGATAAGCACTTGCCTATGTAAGTTACAGTGTTGTTTTTCATTTTAGCTTCGATGTGTTTATCCACATTTTATATCTTAGGATATGAGATTGTATTTTGTGTTGTACTAATTAGTTTTTTTCGTTCGTTTTGATAAGTTCGCCTCTGTAATTAGTTTATTATCGTTGGATTGATGCTCGCATGTACATATGCGTGATAATTCAGCTGATTGGGTTCAGAGGTAGTGAGTTGAGGAATTGGTTCTTTTCCTGACTGTCATTTGGGTACCATTGTTGGCATAGCTTGCTGTTGATTAGGCTAGTTATTTATGTGCTGTGTAAAACACTAGAGAACTGGTCTAGTTCCTTTCTAATAGGGAAAAAAGAGAGAACTATATTGGGGAATAATAAGTGACCGTGTGTAGGATAGATGGAATATACCGTGTTTCAGAGTCATTAATAATGTACTTTTGGATAAGAATGATTTGCAATTTGATTCGGGCAATGAagattttattcaaaattatttattgaaGATTGAGTATAATATTTGTTGCAGTTATTTCTGATTTCATGTGTAAAATAATGAATGGGTTGCCTCTGTGCTTATCCGCGTTGAATAATATTTTAACGCCATGTCGAATACAAGCTAAAAATAATACAAAGCGGCTTAAAAATCCTGTTTTGAATTGATCTGTGctcattttatttctaattaaaatcTCTAATCAATTTGGAAGTTATAGATAGTATCACCTCACATTATTATCGAATATGCAGATACAAATTGTACACACCATATTATTGTGGTAAACTAGGTGCCATGGTTTCTTGACGATTCACTTTAAATTACCCTATCATCACAACTTTCGAATATGACTTGTCAAAAACCAATTAACTTAGCATGTGAAATCACAAATGCATTGTCCAAGAAATCAGTATATTTCTTCTATGGATAGGCTTAATGCTTTCATAAGTGCATGTCTGGTTACAATACACTCTCATTCAAAAGATTACTTGTAGTCTTGTACAGATATTTTTCTGGTTAGAGTTAATCTTGTTCCTGGTCAgtatgaattgtttcttttaatgACGGGCCTATTACTTTTCTGATATTAAAGGTGAAGTCTTTGCCTTGCTGAATAGTAGTATGTTTGGAGTACAAACGTGAATAGAGTAGTCACTAGAACTTATTGTGCTGAAGAATTAGTTGGGTCATGAGCCTTAACAAGGAATATGCTTTGTTAATTCAAAGTGCTgatgaataattttatatccTAGGTATGAAGAAATGACATCCAAATATAACGTTGACTTCATTGCTGGAGGTATACTGCCACATCACTTGATCCTTGCTTAACAACATCTGTATTGAATGATATTTTGCATTGAAGATAGCAGGACACACTAAACACGTTGTCTTTACAATTCTGAATTGCAGGTGCAACTCAAAATTCAATCAGAGTAGCTCAGGTCTGTTGTCATTTTGTTTTTCCCTTGGTTCTTGCAATCTTACATGGCCTATTTAGTCCAGCAGAataacttttcattttcatttgcaGTGGATGCTTCAAATTCCAGGTGCAACAAGTTACATGGGCTCTATCGGGAAGGACAAGTTTGGGGAGGAGATGAAGAAAAACGCGCAAGATGCTGGTGTTAATGTAAATTCCTGGTCTCTTTTCTCTTTGTctgcttttttcttttcttctttttcccgGGGTGGGGGCGTTGGGTTAGTATTAATACTTTCAGATTTATCAACTCATCGTTTTGCCTTGGTCTTGCTATCATTTGGAGTGATAACATGGCAAAGAGACTTTAATTTCTGTGATCTTTACACATGGATGTATTTAGGTTCACTACTATGAGGATGAGAGTCCAACGGGTACTTGTGCAGTCTGTGTGCTTGACGGCGAAAGGTTAGTCTGGAGCAATTTGCTTTTTGTTTTACCTCCTTTTTGTCTTACAATTAATCTCTTAGCTTATGAGAagggtgaagaagaaaaaaaatatgtttcaattagaaaaagtttaaaacatgataaacttatgaaatgatgtttggAAACAAAATTTTCCAGGTCGCTGGTTGCAAATTTATCAGCTGCTAACTGCTACAAGGTTGACCATTTGAAACGCCCAGAGAACTGGGCTTTGGGTAGGAATCCTTactactgttttttttttccacgcAAATCCGTAATTTTCATGTTAAACTAATTTTTATGTGTATACAGTGGAGAAGGCCAAGTATTATTACATCGCTGGATTCTTTCTCACTGTTTCTCCAGAATCTATTCAGCTGGTTGCTGAACATGCAGCTGCTAAGAACAAGGTCTGACTGTTGACATTGTTTGTGTTTGACCGCTTTTTGTAGTGTTAAAATGAACGATCATATAATTTCCTAATTGCTGCAGGTTTTCTCAATGAACCTTTCAGCACCATTTATCTGTGAGTTCTTCAAGGATCAGCAAGAGAAAGTCCTGCCGTAAGACCAATGTCCCACCTATTTAAGGTTACTTGACTGTAGAAGATACTGATTAGGACTTGCATCTCTTGTTTTCAGGTATATGGACTTTGTCTTTGGTAATGAGACAGAAGCAAGAACCTTCTCTAGAGTTCATGGCTGGGAGGTAATGGATGACTAACTACAACATTCTCATAGATATTTGGGTTTGTGTTGTATAGCTAACTTATGCTGTAATGACCAGACTGATAATGTTGAAGAAATAGCTTTGAAGATCTCCCAATGGCCAAAGGCATCAGGAACACGCAAGAGAATCACTGTCATTACCCAGGGTGCTGATCCAGTTGTTGTGGCTGAGGATGGGAAGGTGAAGCAGTTCCCAGTAATTCTATTGCCAAAAGAGAAACTTGTCGACACCAATGGTGCtggtatgtggtttatattagTGTTGCTTTTGGGTTAATTTCATGTAGTCATTGAACTTATTTCATTATAACAATTAAGTCACAAGACTGTTTTTGGCGACAATAAAGTAACTAATTGAATACACTAAGTTACAAAGCTGTATGTTTTGCCTCATTAAGTAGCTGAACTTTTCTCACTATTACTATAACAGTAAAGTTGCTAAACTTTACCCACTATAACGTCCCAACctaaccatcaacaacaacaacaacaacatacccagtgaaatcccactaagtggggtctggggagggtagagtgtacgcagaccttgccactacctcgtggaggtagagaggctgtttccgaaagaccctcagctcaagtacaccAAAACCAAGTTCAAGGCGAGGAGAGCAATGCATAAAACATACCATCCAATAAGAAAGATAGTAAATAATCAACAGAGGAGACGGTAGCCTCAGAAGGACAAAGAGAGAAGTGAAACGCCGTAAGCAACAAAAGGCTATAGGTACCACAGACAAGAACTGCAAGTGAAAGGCTACGACCACTACACACGNAAGAAAGATAGTAAATAATCAACAGAGGAGACGGTAGCCTCAAAAGGACAAAGAGAGAAGTGAAACGCCGTAAACAACAAAAGGCTATAGGTACCACAGACAAGAACTGCAAGTGAAAGGCTACGACCACTACACACGCTAGCAACCCATACCCTCGCGAGAAAGGACAGCACGctagccctactaaccttcaaccttaatacgggacctccactccttcctatctagagtcatgtcttcggtaatgtgaagctgagccaagtcctgtctaatcacctctccccaatacttcttaggcctacctctacccctccgcgtaccctctacgactagcccctcacacctcctcactgNgtcctgtctaatcacctctccccaatacttcttaggcctacctctacccctccgcgtaccctctacgaccagcccctcacacctcctcaTTGGGGCGTCTTCgcaccgtctcttcacatgtccaaaccatctcagtcgcGCTTCCCTCAACTTGTCCACCACAGatgccactcccaccttctcccggataacttcattcctaatcttatcactcctagtgtgcccacacatccatctcaacatcctcatctccgcaacctGCATTTTCtgaacatgtgagttcttgactggccaacactccgctccgtacaacaaggccggtctaactaccactctgtagaacttacctttaagtctaggtggaatttcttatcacacaagactccagaggcattcctccatttcatccaagcaaccccaatgcggtgtgtgacatcatcgtcgATGTCGCCACTTCCTTGGATTACCGACCcgagatacttaaaactttctttcttaggGATGATCTGTGTGGCAAGTCTCACTTCCACATCTGCCTCCTCCAACgcatcactgaatttgcaccccaaatattctgttttggtcctactcaacttgaaccctttggactcaagcgtttgtctccacacctccaacctcgcattaactctgtcccgcgtctcatcaatcagtactatgtcgtccgcaaataacatacaccatgggacCTTCTCCTGGATAGACCGCGTCAACTCgtccatcaccaaagcaaatagaaAAGGGCTTAGGACTGATCCTTGGTGCAACCCCATCTCGACTGGGAAAAGTTCCGAGTCACCTCCAACCGTCctaacccgagtcttggctccaccgtacatgtcctttatcgccctaatataTATCATCGGGACCCCTTTAGCTtccaagcacctccagaggacaCTCCTTGGTACTTTGTCATAtgccttttcaaggtcaatgaacaccatatgtaggtctctcttcctctctctatatttttctaccagtctTAAGTGTGCCTCTttaagaaaccaaaaaaaggCCAAAAATACCCGACATCGAANCccggcatgaatccaaactgatTCTCAGAAATGGACACCCCTcttctcaccctcatctccactactctctcccaaatcttcatagtaTGGCTTAGCAATTTGATACCCCTGTAATTGTTACAGTTCTGGATATCGCCCTTGTTTTTATACAACGGAACCATcgtactccacctccattcatcaGGCATCTTTGCtgtcttaaaaataacattaaacagcCCAGTCAACCACTCTATACCTGCCTTGCCCGTGCTCTTCCAAAACTCCACTGGAATCTCATCGGGTCCAGTCGCTCTTCCCCTGCTCATCCTACTAATAGCACGTATAACCTCCTCGGTCCTAAAACACCTGCAGTATCCAAAGTCCCGAAGTCTTTCCGAGTGAGCCAACTCACCCAACACAATCCCAACCTAACCATCAAGTCGACTATATAGCTATGGTTGATAAGTTTTGTGACTTTATTAATAATGTAAACGAAAAGCAGTCTTGTGACTTTACTATTATAGTGGGTTAAGTTTAGTTACTTCAACGTCACAAGATAGTTTTATGACTTAATTTGTTATTGTGGAAAATGTTCCAGTGACCATACAAGAAATTAACCATTGCTTTGATATGCTGTCGTATTTGCCTCTGTACTGATAAAACTGCAACCAGTAACGCATTTAACAAGCTCTAAGTTTTTTATCTAGAAAATTCAGACGATAAAGTGGGTAGGAACCAGAATCCTAAATTTGCAGACTTCTCATTGACTAAAAAGAGAACAAGAGATGTTTTTGCACCTACTTTCATAAAGTTTTACAAGTTTTTTGGAAATGTGAAGTGTTGTACCAATTCTTATAGTTaatcacaaaatttataaaatataacacTTCCTAACTGCCTCTCGTTACCTTCTCGGTAATATATTTCTTCTGCTAGAGTAAAATCAagtagcatgacttggttgaATTGTGTCCCGTTATGCATGAAATGCATTAATGATTTATCATGTACACACCCTGTTATATAGTGTGTTTGCCTGgtaaacaaatcaagaaattacATAATGTGTTTAAACTTTTGTAGGGGATGCATTTGTTGGAGGATTCCTTGCACAATTGGTCCAAGAAAAACCTATTGCAGATTGTGTAAAAGCAGGATGTTATGCATCAAATGTCATCATCCAAAGGCCTGGTTGCACATACCCCGAGAAGCCTGATTTTTGAATGAGTGATTTCCCTCTTGTGGGCTTGCCATTTTCTTACTCCAGTTAATCAGAAATATTTTCTGGTTCTTTTAGTATTTTTGATTGAGTTATGCCAGTTGCTAATGGTATATCCATTTCCTAATTCTAATCTCATATATTGTAAGGGATTTTATTAAGTATGTTTTTTCTCCATCATTTGAGAATAACATTATATTGTGATTGTGTTTTATTGCAATTACGAATGGTTCTATAGTTTTCATTCGTAATAAGAAAGTGTGTTAGGGTAGTTTGTTTCATTTACTGTCCTTTGTTTTTATATCATGGAAAAGAGGTAGCTAGATGCCTCCAACGCCTATAAATAGAAGCTTCTTTTGGTCTCTATTTGGCAAAGCATATAGGTCTTGTCGAATTGGCAAAGCATGTCTTTTCACAAGTTATGCCAGACGGGCAAAACATGCTAATATAAACTATCTTGTTCAGTAttgataaattatctcttgatttttttaaaatggacaTTTATCTATAGCATAGTGGATAAGTAAAAGTGTATGAAGGAAATACTATTTAGGACTTGTTAGTGTGGTTTGGGTTGAGTGTAACTACCCGACCCTCGTTTTGTACATTTGTGTTTCAAAtcatgttttgagactttgaaAGAGCTTTAGTTTTCACTTTCAACAACTAAAGTGATAGTGGATCTGAAAACTCTGAAGCCCCGACCTtaacatttgcaaaagactcTACAAACACACATGCAAcctaaataatatttctcattCTAATCATTGTGATCTTTTAAATACAAGAAAGATGTATAACAAGTTCATGATACAACAACTCAACAAATACAGTATAACTCAACAAACTCTAATGAAGAAACGTGTTCAAAGTTCTGCCGAAATAACAACTTTCTTCAACTCAATAAAACTCTCTTTTTAACACACTTTTTCATGCACTCTATATTTTGTTCAAGGCAGTGTgccaaatttaatttttctcatgtgaTGCGCCAAATTAAAACATAGCTTTttgtcttcattttttttgtaaggaTGTGTCTCGTATCTCTTGTATACTCAAATTAAAGTCTTATAGATTCTCTTTGATATTGTATAACATGTTTTCGATTATAATTTAACATTGTTAGTTTTATTCCGCTCCTTTTGAAATCATTATTTACATTACAGTCTTATTCTACTTTAGACGTCGTGTTGGAATGAGAAGTAAATGGTTTGCCCAGCGATAGCAAATCTTagatattagaaaaaaaaacaatatacttAATTATATAATCCCACAAGACAAGAAATTTAGGCTTCAAATATATGAAGGCTTAAGCCTTACAAGAAAGAATTTAAGGCTTAATTAAAAGGACAAataattacttaactacactcctttacttaccttaatatccatttatccctacttatttcaaaattttcaaaaatcccttatttacctatgtatctcgcatgtatcccgtgcacaacgctatgtatcccgctatgtggaatgtatcaaacgctatgtatcccgtgcacaacgctgtGTATCCCGctaagtgaaatgtatcaaacctaatgtatcccgtgcacaacgctatgtatctcgctatgtggaatgtatcaaatctaatgtatcctgtgcacaacgatatgtatcccgcaaacatcatttttaagggatttttggtaaatagaaaactagaagggataagatgttatttagtacttataataagTGGTTgctataatttatactaattaaaatTTGGTTTTAGCCAATCAAATTTATTGAGCCGTCCATAATGCTTGAATTAACACAAAATAAGCATCAATTTGCACAAGATGCAACGACATATATAGATTTAACACATACAAGTTAACATTTGTGATAATACACTGATATTACTTCACAAAATTTCACATACGCCACTGAGTGACTTGATGAATGGAATGTCCTACATCAGTGAATGAATGGAATCCTTGACTCGTGATAAGGCTTGAGCAATCTTTCTCCATTTGAGCTAAGCTTTTGGGGTATGCGTTATACCCAGGACCTAATTTTATATAGTATCATAACCTTGCTCAATGTGGCCCCCTAGGAAATCGAATAGTTGTGTGGGTGGAAACATCCCCGGTCCATGAATGTGCACGTACTGGACCAGACAGTGAAATCTTTGATAGAGAATATTCGGATCCAGACACGAGGGGCGATGAATGAAATGTCCCACATTAGTAAATGAATGGCATTCTGGGATCTTATAAGGCTTagacaatcctcctcccttcGAGCTAGCTTTTGGAGGTGTATACATACGATATGATGATATAATAGACTTAAAAATGTCAACATTCTATCTATGAGTTGAACATCATGAATTAATGAAATTTAATCACAGgctatatatatgatttcaacATCAAAAACATATAGAGATACGTCTATTTTTTGGAGATGTGGCACATCTTATAACACTTACAAATATGTTTTCATCACAAGGGATCCATAATTTTGACTCAACATGATTGTAATCATAAAAATCTTCTTGTGCTTGATCTAACAATGCTTTGAATAGTGGATGCTTGAGCAAACTAATTTTGATTACAAACctcttttggtattttcctaCATACACCACCAAGTGACCCTTTGGGACATCTCTAGGGATATTATTATCTTCTTGCACAAATGGCCACTTTGTCCACATACAACATTTGTCACAATTTGTTGCACAAGTTATCACTTTGGTGCCCATTTTTTGGCATGCCTTGACAAATTTTCCATCCATCATTTTgataatatatacttttttttgtaaAGAGAGTATAGAAGAAGGGGAGAGAATGGTGTTTGTATGGAAGTGagatatgtgtgtgtgtgtatatatattttatatatacaagAGCCAATCTTTTTGGGATCACTAAAGGTCAACATACTGTTGAGTAATTGAGAGAGAGGCAAAGCATGTGTGATTGATATTATGAGGGGttgggaaaaaataatttcatcataaaataaCGCATAGATCAATATTACGATGTTTGTTTGAGAATggtaaaatatcaataaataaatatcttcATTATAAGTTTACATTGTCTAGTTAGTTGTacgagaaaaatatttaatctcTGCATAACTATATGCAATCTTTTGATGATATGTATGTCTATTAACAATATAGTGATTAAAgtatttaaagacaaaaaaagaagaagataactTAAAGTAAGTAATCATGACATAACATTTTCATGTATTAGTATTCACCTTATATTCATTCTCAattcattttacttgtcatatttgCTATTTTGCATGTCATTAAAGAAACATGTTATTCTTTAAActcaatttaatattatatttatttcagaataattgttatttttcgCTTCTCGAGAATAATTAGTAAGTTGACCAAACCACCCCTAACCCTAGGTCAAGGTGGTTCTTTAACAGTACGTAGTCATGTACTTCTAGATACGATAATGTACGAACAGGCATTTTATGAATAAAGAATAATGTGCATTTtgtaaattatcaaaaaattgcactagatttttttttcatctttatttctgataggctaattttttttttattattattagtgatgtgctgaaaatttaattttagacCCCACAGATGGGAAAACAAAGTTGATAAGATATGAAAGATGAAACCATGAGATAAGTTTCTTGGGAAAAGTGCATAGCCCATCTCCCACTTATATAATTATTGTCACAACTCataagtaattaaaaataataattagaggAGTGGGAAGTGGGGGCTTGAAATCTAGAATTGAGTCATGTTCCTCTATAGTTTCaccttgatttttaaaaaaaagttgactAGAAAAAAATGTCGGTAATATTATAATTTGTGaatgaaattttatattataaattgatTAAAGAAAGTAAGTTATTAGCAAATTAGCTCTTGAATTTAACTCATTCACATCGAAAAAGTTAGGTTAAAGGAAGACGATTGGTCAATCCTCATAACAAGTTTAGAATTCTCGTTCAATATTGTATTCCATCAGTTCATCACCACCTCCATCCCTCACGCCACATACTCTTATCAACCCTTGCAATTGACTTGGACCGGAGGTATCCTTGACCCCCTTCAATTGGTCTGGTGAGTAACTCCTTCGGGTCCTCACATCGTCGGATTAGGCATGGTTTTGAGATCCTGCAAAATTAGGTTTCGAGTCTAATTCACACTtccaaaaactagctcaaag
Proteins encoded in this window:
- the LOC125865226 gene encoding adenosine kinase 2; amino-acid sequence: MEYEGILLGMGNPLLDISAVIDQDFLNKYDIKMNNAILAEDKHLPMYEEMTSKYNVDFIAGGATQNSIRVAQWMLQIPGATSYMGSIGKDKFGEEMKKNAQDAGVNVHYYEDESPTGTCAVCVLDGERSLVANLSAANCYKVDHLKRPENWALVEKAKYYYIAGFFLTVSPESIQLVAEHAAAKNKVFSMNLSAPFICEFFKDQQEKVLPYMDFVFGNETEARTFSRVHGWETDNVEEIALKISQWPKASGTRKRITVITQGADPVVVAEDGKVKQFPVILLPKEKLVDTNGAGDAFVGGFLAQLVQEKPIADCVKAGCYASNVIIQRPGCTYPEKPDF
- the LOC125865615 gene encoding auxin-induced protein 15A-like — protein: MMDGKFVKACQKMGTKVITCATNCDKCCMWTKWPFVQEDNNIPRDVPKGHLVVYVGKYQKRFVIKISLLKHPLFKALLDQAQEDFYDYNHVESKLWIPCDENIFVSVIRCATSPKNRRISICF